A window of Panicum virgatum strain AP13 chromosome 8K, P.virgatum_v5, whole genome shotgun sequence contains these coding sequences:
- the LOC120646078 gene encoding uncharacterized protein LOC120646078, producing the protein MAALERSSQEQSRKVSLLEARVEALEQDNSALKDKASKLQEKVKAAAKEKKDAVEKLTKIKADADKQMVSDMKQIRDLAADSDRKAQQLADLEAAAQVVIGMVEDEEAGEKSLLEHLREAPQRLGSFFSDTSWDYLAHVLGLVKSFLPSVNLSFIGDGVAVSCSEERFSEYVAEIKPIADKVISSLEPAPEA; encoded by the exons atggctgctcttgaGCGGTCTTCTCAGGAGCAGTCGCGGAAGGTCAGTCTTCTGGAGGCTCGAGTCGAAGCTTTGGAGCAGGATAATTCTGCTCTTAAGGATAAGGCCTCCAAACTGCAGGAGAAGGTCAAGGCTgctgccaaggagaagaaag atgctgtggagaagctgaccaagatcaaGGCTGATGCTGATAAGCAAATGGTCAGCGATATGAAGCAGATCAGAGACTTGGCGGCAGATAGTGATCGGAAGGCTCAGCAGCTAGCTGATCTTGAGGCGGCGGCTCAAGTAGTCATCGGGATGGTCGAGGATGAAGAAGCTGGCGAGAAGAGTCTGCTAGAGCATCTTCGTGAAGCCCCCCAGCGGCTCGGCAGCTTCTTCTCCGACACTTCTTGGGATTACTTGGCTCATGTCTTAGGATTAGTTAAGTCCTTTCTCCCTTCCGTGAACTTGTCTTTTATTGGCGATGGGGTTGCCGTAAGCTGTTCGGAGGAGCGATTCTCTGAATATGTCGCGGAGATAAAACCCATCGCTGATAAGGTTATCAGCAGCTTGGAGCCAGCGCCAGAGGCTTGA